TAACGCCAATTGCCGTGGAGTTATATGATGGCAACATTATTACGGGACTCGGAATAAAAGAAAGGGAAATATATATTATCACTGGGAGAAATGCCCAGGGAAAAACAACTCTTTTAGAGGCCATTGATAGTGGAAGAGACGACCATTTAATAGGCGATGGAAGGGAATATATTATTACCACAAAAAACATATCTAAGGCTACAACAGGATGCATGCAAATGTATGGGCAAGATATAAGTCTATTTTTTGAAAAATTGCCAAAAGGAATAAAAGGCACACCCAAAGAGGTCCATGGAACTGCATCAGGTTCTATGACCATGGCATATCAAATTCAGAAGGCACTATCCACTGGCGTAGATTTAATATTAATTGATGAAGATAATTCAGCTGTAAATTTACTTGTAAGTGGTTTGCTTTCAAGCTGGTTTGAAGGAGTTAAACCACTTTCGGAAATTATAATGAATGAAAGAGAAAAATTAAATTCTGCATTTATAATTATAACTAGTAGTTTGGATTTACTTACGGCTTCAGGAGATAGGGGGATTTATTTGGAAAATCACGAAGCAAAATATTTGAATATAGATAAATTTAAAGAAGAGTTGAGCAATTATTATTTAACGCTTGGTAAAGATATTCGTCTTAATAGAAATAAAAAATAAAAGTTTTATAAGATTAAATAAAATAAAAATACTGAAAAAAAGGAATGATATAAATGTTTGATACAAAAAAAGTTTTAGAATTGGCAAATAAAGATTTTGAAAAAGCTTGGATAACTACAAAGGATTTAATAAAAGATGCCCCAATAAATAAAAAATACCCAAGAATAAAACCATCATTTGGAAAAACAAATCCAGTAATGGATACAATTGAACAGCTTAGGCAGGCATATTTAAGGATGGGATTTGAAGAATATATAAATCCTGTAATTGTAGATGAAAAGGACATATACAAACAATTTGGACCAGAAGCTATGGCTGTATTGGATAGATGTTTTTATTTAGCTGGATTGCCAAGACCAGACATAGGGCTAAGTAATGATAAAATTGAACAGATTGAAAAATTAGGCATAAAAATAGACAGCAACGAAAAAAAGGAGAATTTAAGGAAAACACTTCATTTATACAAAAAGGGAGTGTTGGAAGGAGACGATTTAGTATATGAAATAGCAAATAGTTTAGGATTATCCAATGAAATGGGATTAAAAATATTGGAAGAAGTATTTCCCGAATTTAAAAACTTAAAGGCCGAATCATTACCTTTAACTCTTAGAAGTCATATGACATCTGGCTGGTTTATAACAATATCTGAAATGATGGGAAAAAAACCACTCCCCTATGCCCTGTTTTCAATTGATAGATGTTTTAGAAGGGAGCAAAAAGAGGATAAAAGCCATTTAATGACATATCATTCTGCTTCCTGTGTCCTGGTGGGAGAAGATATTACTCTTGATGATGGAAAAGCCATAGCCGAAGGGTTGTTATCACAATTTGGATTTACGGACTTCCAATTTAGGCCAGATGAGAAAAAAAGTAAATACTACACCCCGGAAACTCAAACGGAGGTATATGCATACCACCCCAAATTAAAGGAATGGCTTGAAGTTGCCACATTTGGAATATATTCACCAATTGCTTTAAGTAAATACAATATTAGCGTTCCCGTTATGAATTTGGGGCTTGGAGTGGAAAGACTTGCAATGATTAACCATAATTACGAGGATGTAAGAAAAATGGTTTATCCTCAATTTTATGAACAGACCCTTAGCGATAGAGATATAGCATATAGTATAAAAGTAGATAAAGTGCCCGTCCTTGATGAATTAAAGGATTTAACAGGGGAATTAATAGAATTATGTGTTAAAAATAAAGATAAACAGTCTCCTTGTGAGGTATTTATTGAAAAGAAAATAAAATTCTACAACACCACTAAAACCATAAAAATAACGCTATTTGAAAAAGAGGAAGGTAAAAATTTATTGGGTCCCTCAATATTAAATAAAATATTTGTGCACAATGGAAATATATTTGGAGTTCCTGAATCGTTTGACAATGTTAAAGAGGAATTTGTGAAAGTTTTAAGTGAGGCCAAAAATAAGGGAGCTCCCACAAATTTAACTTATATAGATACAATATGTTATAAAATAACATCAAAAATAGAGGAGGCCCTTATCTCAAATACTAAAAAGTTAAAAATCAGAGCTCCGATTGTAAGAAGTTTAAGCGATGTAAATTTAAAAATAGATGAGTTGGCTTTAAAGCAGATAATGGGAAACAACAAGGTTATAGACATAAGAGGTCCCGTATTTTTAAATGTGAAATGTGAAATAAATGATTAAATCTTTTATTTATTTTTATTATTTTTTTATTTTATTATAAATACTATTAAATACTATTATTCTAGGGGATTAACATAATATACAATTTTATTTCCATCTTCTTTGGCATTTACAATATCCAATTCTTCCATTTTTCTTAGATTGTATCTAACAGTTTCAACATTCATATCTAAATCTTTGGCTATTTTTCTTAAATGGGCATCATTATTTAACAGATATTGATATATTTCATTTTGGGTATTACTTAAATATAACAACAGTAAATCATTTTTATCCATTCCCACCGGGTAGTATATTATCTTATTACCTATCTTTTTACTTTTTATTAATTCTGCCTTTTCCAATATTCTTAAATGCCACGACAATGTTGATAATGATATATTTAACTCTTCGGATAATTTTCTTAAATGACGTCCAGGGTTATCTATTATGTAATCATAAATTTCTTTTCTTTTTTTATTTAAAAGAACCTTATCTTTGTTATTTGTGGTTATCCTCAATACTACAAATACTGATGTGGATGCGATATTTAAAAGAAAGTTTGCCAATTTCTTTTTTAAAACTTCAAAAATGCTTATAATGGATAATAATGAAGTCAATATAAGCAAAATCATAGGTAATGATGATGAAGCAACCTTTTTGATTATGAAGATATATATCAAATTAGCCAAACTTAATTTATCGGGCTTAAATCCAGCATATATTTTGTTTCCAACCTTTATTGCAGCAGGTTCTCCATTTGCATATGTTGCAATAATTTCTCCCTTTTTAGGGTAGGTATAATAATCAATAACTTGGGTTTTGTTGAGTCTTAATGGGTCTTTTACCCAATATATTGTAGTTGATGTATTGATTTTTTTAGAACTTGGCAATGGGGCAAATATTATGGCATTGGTTGTGGTATTGATATCTTTATGCGAGATAATTAAATTTACGAGTTTGGAATCATTTGTAATTTTAAAGTTAAGTTTTTTAATCAGAGAAATTTCTGTATCTGCATTTATATATGGGGGTATGACAATGTATTCCTTTTTTTCACCTACATAGAATACAGGGCTGTTATTTACATAATCTAAATAAACTGTATTGTTGTAAATATTAATATTTACGCCGTCAATGGTATGATGTATGCAATTATTAAATGCAAAGGTACTACTAAGTAAATACATTGCAATTAATATAGTTGCCATTATGCCATAGCCAAATTTTTTCATAATAACCCCAATGAATATAAAATAAAATAATCAGTAATTATTTAGGTAAATACCAATAGACATCAAAATTGAAACTATTATCAAACTTATAATTCCAAAGATTATATCTATATCAATAAAACCCATAAATATCAATAAAGAAATCTCTAAAAATATTATTGAAATACCCATCAATATAGAGCCAAATAAACTATTTTTTCTTTTTTTCTTATATTTTTTTTCTAATTTTACTATAATATCATTTTCTTTCATTTTTTTACCAATTACTATGTTTTCCATTATTATAATACACATCCAAGCCCAGGTTAATTGCAATTTCATAAGATTTTTTATTTGACAAATATATAGCATTTCGAGTAGTATTTAACGCTAATACAATTGCCTTTGCATCATTTAGTGATATATCCTTTAATTCATGCAAATCCCTAATATCCATCCATTTTTCATCACTAAATTCATATATTGTAGGATTATATAGGTTTTTATAATTACAACCCTCAGGCATCATTACTCCTTTAAAATCTGAATAAATTGTAGTTAATAATTCATCGGGTAATTCGCCACCAATAATTAAAGTTTTCCTTCGATTTATACCCAACAACGGGAATAATACCAATATACTTGGTAATATAACACCATTAAGCACAACTGCGGATTTTAGTTTTTTTGATGAAGTGGGTTGTTTTATTACCACAGAGAAGACTTTTAATTCCTTTGGTTTATATTCCTCATATTCTGTATTTTCGGAAGTTTTTTTATTTTTATTATTATTTTTATTATTATTTTTATTATTATTTTCTTCGGTTTTGGTATTGGATGATGATGATGATGGTGTGTTTTTATTGTTTTCATTATTTTTTGGAAGGAGTGTTGTAATTTTATGATGGTTATTGGATGGACTTAGAGGGTATGTATTATAGGGCATATAAAAATCCAAACCTTCAACTTTGGCTATTCCAATGACATATGACTTTCCCACTTTAAGTGCTGGTTTTATAGCTATATTCTCATAAGTGTCATTCCAAGCGTAAAATCTTAAATAAAATGTAGGAACATTATCTGATATTATATTAAAAGATTTCGTTATATCTTCATTTGGATTTAATACTGTTGAATCGTTCCCAAGATGTATTTTGGTATTATTAATCTCTACCCAATAACTGACATTCATATTCAAAGAGATATTTTTATCGTTTTTTATTATATAATTAGCTGTCCATTCAGTAGATCCATTACTTAAAATTTTATTTGACTTTGTTATTGAAAATGGGATAGATAGCGAATATCTCACTTTTACCTTTGCTGGAATTTTAAAACTTATGTTATGTTCTTTAAAGTATAAAGTTGAAGAGCTATCAATTTTTGATAATGTTATTGTTTTATAGGAATTAGCTGGAACTAAAACTGAAGTGTTTTTAATAACAAATCCATCTGGAAACGAGACATTAACTAGTATATCATATGGATAGTTGTTTGTTATATTGTAATAAACCTTCCATTCATTTTTATTGATTTTATTTGCTGATATACCTATAAACATGTTAAATTTTTCAGGAGATAGGGAAATAGTTATATTTTTTGGTTGTGAGAGATAAGTAGAGACATTTATATAGTATATATTAATACCAAAAGACTCTGGGTTTTCATAATCTATATATAATTTAGAAATATTTACCCCTTGAGAATCATTTGGGTAGAAGATAACATCCCTATATTCATACATTTCCCCATAACTTACAGAAAGCAATACAAAAAATATTGCTATTAAATATCTCTTTTTCATAATTATCATCATTATATATTGTACATATAATTAGTTAGGAGGATCTATACCTAGGTTATATGCATCGGATACCCTACAATTTTCAGAGATGTTTAAGATTATGTTTATTTTTTTAATTTCTCCCCCAGAGATATCGTTGAATTTAAACCGATAGACATTGTTAGTGTTATTAAATTTATTGAAGTATCCAGAGACATTTGTTACATTTGAGTTATTTGGTTTTACCCAATAGACATAGACATTACTTACATCGTTGTATGATTTGACCGTTATTGATATATTTATATGATTATCTTCCAAAATTGCAGAAAGTCCAGCTGAAATATTTATCCTTTTTATTAACAAATAATCCGGACCAAATTCTGATGTTCCTTTACCTTTTAAAGTGGTAGTTGCAGTTATTAAACATCCTTTTTCAACACCCCTTCCAGAAATATTAATTGTTCCATTGAAATTCCCATTGTTATCAGCTGTTAAACTACCCTGATAAATCCAGCCTTCTCCATAATGGTTATCCAATACCGAACCGTTTGAGGAGATATTATTTCCTATTAAATTATCTCCACCACTTGAATTTTTAACTAAATATATCTCAATTGAAGTATTTGCAAATGCTGAGGAACCGCTATCATTTCCAACATGGCCTTCAATGTAAAGTTTAGTACTGTTAAGTTTAGCGTAGGTTATAATAGGATAATCTACACCATAATTGGCCTGTGATGAATAAATAAAACCGTCATTTGCAGTAATGCCATCTCCTGCTGTTTTATTTATGTTATCTAAATCTATGCCCAATCCACTATTGTTATACATTGAATTTTTAGATATTGTAATATTTATTGGACTACCGGAGTATCTGCTTACCACAACCCCTGCGGTGGTGTAATTTTTACCACAATCGTGAATTATATTATATTTAACTACTCCATTGTTACTATCATCATCAAAAAGGATTCCTGCTGAGGCTGTGTTAAAAATTGTATTTTCTATTATATCCGCATTTTCAGAGCCATACCTTATTTCAACACCCTTTCCCGCACTTCTTGGGTTAGTTCCGCTCCCCATGTATGTATCATGTATCAGGTTTTCTTCCACTGTAATGTTATCGGCATAAACAGCAATGGCATCTGGATATTTATAGTTAGAATCGCGACCTGCATCAAAGACTTCATTCCACCTTACCAATGTTTTAAGTGGTTCATTTCCTGTTGTGGTTGATTTACCAAGGCCTATATCGTAACGACCGCAATAACCGATGTAATTTCTTTGAATTATTCCTCCAATATTGGGAAGTGTATTGTCATAGATTACTATACCTTCTTTTGTTATATTGTTATTAATTGGGGGATAACTACCATTTGCCCTAACACCAATTATATTTTTTTCTATAAGGAAATTATTACATCCTCCCTGGACTTCAATACCGTCTCCTGAATTTATCATTGCTATTTTTCTGATAGTAACATTGGATGGATTGATTGTTCCATTTCCTATCTTAAAAGTATAGGAGCTCCCACTTCCATTTACCTCTAACTCCAATTTGTCAAATCTCGGTAAAGTTGGTTCATCTCCAGTATTTGGAACACCATCAGGCCCTACTCCGACTGTTCCACCAGTCCCTATTTGTCCAGGATTGCTATCTCTCACCGTCATATTTGGAAAATATGCAGTTCCATCAATAGTTGTAATATTATCCATTATAATGGGTAATTTTTTATTTAATGCAACAGACCACCACTTGCCACTTCCATCATTTTCGTTTGGATTCACCATTGGAATAAAATACATGTGGTTTGCTCCATTAATGGCATTGGCATTCTCTATAAACTGCCTTAATGTTCCCTGTGCATATCTGTTTGAACTTGAATCGTCATCGGTATCTTTTGTATTAACAACAACATCAAAACTGAATCCAAATAAAATATTATTTTTGCTGCTATTGTATTTGCTCGTGTTTATTTTTACATAATGCTCATAAACTCTATTACCCCAATCATCAGATTTTGTTGCATTTCTACCTCCAAAGAATGGGATAACTTGGGAATAATTACTATCATTCGTTTGATATGTTTCCTCAGCCCATATATTATTTATAGTGTATCCAGAATTTAATCCTCTTGTTGTATTAACAGTTTTTGAATTTACAACAATGAAGTAAATCCCATCTCCATTTACCGTAAAATTAAAACCCCCACTTGAATTCGTTGTAGTATTTTCAATAAATGAATCGTTAATATCTAAGATTCCGTTTGCATTTGTATCTTTAACTAAACTTACATTTACATTTGAGATTGGACTATCATTTTTATCATATTCCCCTAAAACTCCCAAATCCTCATATATTGTTCCTTTTATAATTTTTGGTATGACTTTGACTGAATAATTACTATTATATATAACTCCATTTGATTCTATTCCCGTTATGGATATATTATATGTTCCACTAACCGGTAGATTAAACGAATAATTGTATAATTTCCAGAATGATGGATATATTCCATCAACTTCTTGTAAATCCATTGAATCTTTTAAATACATTGTTCCATTGGGGTAGAATACTGTTATATTTGCTCCACTTATATCATAAGAGCCTATTGGGTCTGTAATATTGGCAAAAATACTTGCATTATCCCCAGAATAATAAACTGTTTTGTCAGTGAATATATTGTTAACTTTAACATAGGTTGTTGTATTTAGCGTTATATTCGATATATGTGCTGAATCATGATAAACATTTATAGGACTCTGGGAATTCTGATTTTCCACCCTTAAAACTAAATAGTAATCTTTTGGTATTGTAGTTATTGATGATAGGCTAATATTAAATATGTAAGGATTTATGTTGTTATTTAATAATATAGTTTCTTTATCACTTCCTAAGGTGAATGAGCTGCTTCCATCAGTAGCTATTATACTAACTACAACATCATGGCTGTTTGTTCCTGATGGATCATCTACATATAATAAAATGGGAATTTTTGAGGTTATAACAAAGTCATCTGCAAATACTGGGTATTGATACCAGGAACTTAACGAGTTTCCATCAATTATTGTATAATTATTTGATTTTAGGGGAACTGAGGTGTTTAATGTTTTTAATGAATTTCCATGTAAATAAAAAGTTTTTTTAACTGATGGTGGATAAGGTGTTGAAGTTTGGAAAGATACATCATCATATATTAATGGATTTGATATTTGAATAAACTTTAATTTAGTTAAATCAACTTCCCCCAAGGGAGTTGTAAGGGGTATCTCTTTTAAAACTGTTAAATTGAGCTTACCATTTGGTATATATACATCAGGCAAATTATTTGAATTAGAATCATAACCACTAGCGATATAATTCCAGTTTCCATCTCCACTGCTATCTTCGGCTATTAAAAAAGAGTTATTATATATTTTTGTTACCCAACCTTTTGTTGAATTAGTTATATTTATATCAAATTTATCACCGCCTCCATTATTGTTGACTGTTATATTATAGTATATTTCGTCCCCATCATTTCCTATTTTTTCCTGATAACTTGGCGTTATTGAAAATGAGGATATATATACAACAATGCTTTTTTCATCATTTGAACTATTTTGGTCATTTGGAAGGTTTGTTTTTATGGATATATTATATTTCCCATACGGAATATTTGAAATATTTATTGGAAAGCTTATCTTTTTTTCTTCATTATGGGGTACTGATAGATTTATTAAAGTGAAATTTGAATATGAATAAGTTCCATTAATTTGGCTCATATTTATTGAAACATTTAAATTATATGCATCCACTAACCCATACAAAGCAATTGTTGAATTTACATAGATTATCTTTTGAATATTTGGATTAAAACTATCCCCATTATTTGGGTAATCGATACTTTTAACCCCCGCATCATATAGTTCATTTAATCCAATGTTTATATCATTTATCATATCAGAATAATTATAACCCAATCCCCAAATTATTGGAATTACCCAAATATCTCCAGAGGCTAAAGAATTTTTACTCCATGATAATGCAGTTCCTGCATCACCAATGTACGATGAAGCGTTATTTAAATTATTATTAGATATATCGTTCCACATATATCCATAGTAATTAACATCGTGGGCATAACTTGGGATATTCGACTTAAACCCGCCATATTGTATATTATCAACAGGTGCATTAGAATCATACCCATATACTATATCGTCAGAGCCATTATAATATGCATTGTCATTCTGATAACTTCCATCAAAATTCCAATCCATACCTTGGAAAAATCTTAAATCATTGTAATTTTTCGTTGTAGGATTTTTTACATAATAAATCGTAGCAAACCATTTGTTATTTCCTCTAATTATGACTTTTTGAGTGATATTTAAGTTTTTATTATTCCACGGAGCATACATATCTGTTAGAATTAAACTCTCTAAAATACCATTTGGAACTGTATTCAGTGCAATGTCTGTCCTATTAATTTCAGATAAATATCTAGATGCAGTTTCAAAATTGTCTCCTCCATTTCCATACTGTCTTGTTCTTGTATTTACAGTATATCTTATTGCTATTTTTGAACCTGCATCAGCATCAATATTATTTGCATAATTATTGTCACCCGTTCTTCCCGCATGGTCATAAGAAGCTATTGTTGATGAATTATCCCCTTCATTATAAGGAAAGATAATTGCAGAAATTTGACCGCACCCTCCATCAGACTGTCCATCATAAGACAATTCAACAGCAATTGAATTATTTGGTTTAGGGGGCGTTAATGATATATCATACCCATATACTGGGTCATCGTAGAAATACAATGTATTATTTTCAATATACCACCTTATATTTCCAATAACTTCCCCTGTTGTTCTATTTATTGAGATATTATTAAATATGGCTATACCATCATCTCTAACTATTTTTTTAACACCATATCCTTTTGGAATCTTACAACTAAACTTATACCAGACATCGTCCAACTTATTATTCACTTCAACCCTAATTTTAGTATTATCTATTTTTTTTTCATTTGCTGTGGTATTTAAAATACCCATCGGAAAATTATATTCATTTAATATTTTCTTATCGGCTTTGATTCTAATTTCAATAACTTCATAGTTATTGTTAATTTGTTCTATTTTTAATATACTATATTTTTTTTCTTTTCTGTATTTTTCAATGGTTTTTTCAATTTCCTTATTACTGCCTTCAAGATTAATAACTATTTCTTTGCTAATAGGGTCATATGAAACTAATTTTTTAATTTTTTTCTTATTTTTAACATTTATAGGTATATGCATCTTCTGTTTTGCATTACCATACAATATTTCAATTTTTTCAATTTTTGATATATTTAACATATTACTTAAATGAATTAAAGAAATATTGAAATTTCCATTTGTTAATGAAATATTTATTTTCTTTTTAGATGGGTAAACTATAAATTTAACATATTTGGGTTTTTTAACATAATATGATACATTACCAAAAATACAGCTATTGTTAAAATCAGCGTTAATTTTGTAGTAATCTACAACAAAAGATTTTTTAAATTTATCAATTACAACTGTGTAATTTCCCAATATAATATCTTTATTTAATTTTGTCGATAAACTGTAATTTTTTCCTTCTTTATGGATTTTTAAATTAATAATTTTATTATTTGGAGTTATAATATAAGCATTATTTGGTTTAAAGTTGGTTTTTATAATTATTTTTTCTGATGGAAAATAGATATCTTTTATTATTACTGTTTTATTTTTTATTTCATATTTTTTTGTATAGTTTAAAAATATGGTTTTATTTGATGTTTCATTGTCAAATTTTGCGTAAATTTCAATAGGGATGTTTAAAATAACTGGAGAGACAATATAAGTCCCATTGCTTGTGTTAATAAAGTTTAAGGTAGTTCCATTTGCAAATCCATATGGAATCCCGTTAGTTTTTACAATAACCTTATATCCTTCTACTAAAACATTTAAATAATGTGTATCTTCATTACTTTCATTTTCAAGATTTTCAGTTGTATTTGATAAATTATCAGCCATATTACTCAAATTAGCTGAATCAGTTATATCTGGAGTTATATTATATGTTTTATTAAATTGGGAGATATTTGATAAATTTTCATAGATTGATATATTTGAGTTATTTAAAGCTGATTCATTTAATGTTGGTAAATTGGCCATTGCAAAATTTGATAACAACAAAACAATTACTAAAAACATTGTAATAATCTTTATAAATTTCATAATTATCCCATTATAAACTTTTTTTGTTGTTAATAATAATAATATATTTAAGGGAGTATTTAAAATTTATAGAACATTTTTTAGACAGTTTTTTATTTTAAAAATGAAAAAATAAAATAAGATAAAATAAAATAAGATAAATAATTAATAAAGATTGAGTGTTATTCATTTTCTTTTTTTCTATTGGATCTTAACTCTGTATATACCAATATTATTACCAAGATTGCCAATACAGTTAACCAAAACAACACATATCCATAAGTTGGCAATTTTGGCAATGGCAATATTGAAAATTCTGCTTTTATAATATGTAAGGTATTTTTTGGAACTCTAAAATTGTTTCCATCAGGTTCTTGATATGTTAAGTGATAAGGTGAGTTAAATTTTATATTTAAATTATCTATATCCATGTCACAACCTACTGGCAAAGATACTGTTTTAAATAAAATTCCGTCATCTACAATATCGGCATTATATTCTAATATCACCGTTACATTGGAATATTTATCAATGGGCTCCCAAATCTCATAGCATATAGTTGTAAAATCACTACTACTATTTTTTATATAAACATTCATAGGTGTTAATTTACCGTCTCCAATTTTATAATAACCTTCTAAATGGCTTATATCAATAGATTTAACCTCCTTTGTAAATGGAATCGGTATAATAAAAAGTTTTTTAGGTCCTCGCTCCTGCAATCTCAACTCTCCAATACCTGGAACTAATGGATATGATGCAAGGTTTTTTATTGCAAATATATTTTTAACCGTAGTTTGCCCATTATCTATTTTTATGTCCATAGAATAATTAGTTATTTTTTCAACATCTGCATAACTACAAGATAGGGTAGATAGCAATAATAGTGAAAATATTAGGCCTATTTTTTTCATACTTTCCCTCAAATTCCCCTGATTTATTTTTAATTTTATTTATAAATTTTTATATTAAGGCATATTTAAACTTTTTTCTAAAAAAAAAGAAATAAAGAATTTATTATTTATTTAGTTATTTTTTCTTCTTCTTATTATACAACCTACACCAACTAAACCACTCAATAGCATCAATAATGGTTCGTAGTTATCTGCTATTGCACCACTAACAAGTGTTATCTTTGGTGAGGTTGTAGGAAGTAATGAATGCGTAGGGTCGATACCTACAATGAATGCATCTGATGGATTGAATACACCAGTTCCATTTATTGTATAGTGTATAACTACTGTTTTACTGTTAGTTATTTCTGATGTATCGTTATAACTACCATCCCCATCTGCTCCTCCATTGAGAGGATTCAATGCCCAATATACACTCATATTATATCTTGGGTCAGA
The window above is part of the Methanococcus aeolicus Nankai-3 genome. Proteins encoded here:
- a CDS encoding right-handed parallel beta-helix repeat-containing protein, which produces MKFIKIITMFLVIVLLLSNFAMANLPTLNESALNNSNISIYENLSNISQFNKTYNITPDITDSANLSNMADNLSNTTENLENESNEDTHYLNVLVEGYKVIVKTNGIPYGFANGTTLNFINTSNGTYIVSPVILNIPIEIYAKFDNETSNKTIFLNYTKKYEIKNKTVIIKDIYFPSEKIIIKTNFKPNNAYIITPNNKIINLKIHKEGKNYSLSTKLNKDIILGNYTVVIDKFKKSFVVDYYKINADFNNSCIFGNVSYYVKKPKYVKFIVYPSKKKINISLTNGNFNISLIHLSNMLNISKIEKIEILYGNAKQKMHIPINVKNKKKIKKLVSYDPISKEIVINLEGSNKEIEKTIEKYRKEKKYSILKIEQINNNYEVIEIRIKADKKILNEYNFPMGILNTTANEKKIDNTKIRVEVNNKLDDVWYKFSCKIPKGYGVKKIVRDDGIAIFNNISINRTTGEVIGNIRWYIENNTLYFYDDPVYGYDISLTPPKPNNSIAVELSYDGQSDGGCGQISAIIFPYNEGDNSSTIASYDHAGRTGDNNYANNIDADAGSKIAIRYTVNTRTRQYGNGGDNFETASRYLSEINRTDIALNTVPNGILESLILTDMYAPWNNKNLNITQKVIIRGNNKWFATIYYVKNPTTKNYNDLRFFQGMDWNFDGSYQNDNAYYNGSDDIVYGYDSNAPVDNIQYGGFKSNIPSYAHDVNYYGYMWNDISNNNLNNASSYIGDAGTALSWSKNSLASGDIWVIPIIWGLGYNYSDMINDINIGLNELYDAGVKSIDYPNNGDSFNPNIQKIIYVNSTIALYGLVDAYNLNVSINMSQINGTYSYSNFTLINLSVPHNEEKKISFPINISNIPYGKYNISIKTNLPNDQNSSNDEKSIVVYISSFSITPSYQEKIGNDGDEIYYNITVNNNGGGDKFDINITNSTKGWVTKIYNNSFLIAEDSSGDGNWNYIASGYDSNSNNLPDVYIPNGKLNLTVLKEIPLTTPLGEVDLTKLKFIQISNPLIYDDVSFQTSTPYPPSVKKTFYLHGNSLKTLNTSVPLKSNNYTIIDGNSLSSWYQYPVFADDFVITSKIPILLYVDDPSGTNSHDVVVSIIATDGSSSFTLGSDKETILLNNNINPYIFNISLSSITTIPKDYYLVLRVENQNSQSPINVYHDSAHISNITLNTTTYVKVNNIFTDKTVYYSGDNASIFANITDPIGSYDISGANITVFYPNGTMYLKDSMDLQEVDGIYPSFWKLYNYSFNLPVSGTYNISITGIESNGVIYNSNYSVKVIPKIIKGTIYEDLGVLGEYDKNDSPISNVNVSLVKDTNANGILDINDSFIENTTTNSSGGFNFTVNGDGIYFIVVNSKTVNTTRGLNSGYTINNIWAEETYQTNDSNYSQVIPFFGGRNATKSDDWGNRVYEHYVKINTSKYNSSKNNILFGFSFDVVVNTKDTDDDSSSNRYAQGTLRQFIENANAINGANHMYFIPMVNPNENDGSGKWWSVALNKKLPIIMDNITTIDGTAYFPNMTVRDSNPGQIGTGGTVGVGPDGVPNTGDEPTLPRFDKLELEVNGSGSSYTFKIGNGTINPSNVTIRKIAMINSGDGIEVQGGCNNFLIEKNIIGVRANGSYPPINNNITKEGIVIYDNTLPNIGGIIQRNYIGYCGRYDIGLGKSTTTGNEPLKTLVRWNEVFDAGRDSNYKYPDAIAVYADNITVEENLIHDTYMGSGTNPRSAGKGVEIRYGSENADIIENTIFNTASAGILFDDDSNNGVVKYNIIHDCGKNYTTAGVVVSRYSGSPINITISKNSMYNNSGLGIDLDNINKTAGDGITANDGFIYSSQANYGVDYPIITYAKLNSTKLYIEGHVGNDSGSSAFANTSIEIYLVKNSSGGDNLIGNNISSNGSVLDNHYGEGWIYQGSLTADNNGNFNGTINISGRGVEKGCLITATTTLKGKGTSEFGPDYLLIKRINISAGLSAILEDNHINISITVKSYNDVSNVYVYWVKPNNSNVTNVSGYFNKFNNTNNVYRFKFNDISGGEIKKINIILNISENCRVSDAYNLGIDPPN
- the sepS gene encoding O-phosphoserine--tRNA ligase, with translation MFDTKKVLELANKDFEKAWITTKDLIKDAPINKKYPRIKPSFGKTNPVMDTIEQLRQAYLRMGFEEYINPVIVDEKDIYKQFGPEAMAVLDRCFYLAGLPRPDIGLSNDKIEQIEKLGIKIDSNEKKENLRKTLHLYKKGVLEGDDLVYEIANSLGLSNEMGLKILEEVFPEFKNLKAESLPLTLRSHMTSGWFITISEMMGKKPLPYALFSIDRCFRREQKEDKSHLMTYHSASCVLVGEDITLDDGKAIAEGLLSQFGFTDFQFRPDEKKSKYYTPETQTEVYAYHPKLKEWLEVATFGIYSPIALSKYNISVPVMNLGLGVERLAMINHNYEDVRKMVYPQFYEQTLSDRDIAYSIKVDKVPVLDELKDLTGELIELCVKNKDKQSPCEVFIEKKIKFYNTTKTIKITLFEKEEGKNLLGPSILNKIFVHNGNIFGVPESFDNVKEEFVKVLSEAKNKGAPTNLTYIDTICYKITSKIEEALISNTKKLKIRAPIVRSLSDVNLKIDELALKQIMGNNKVIDIRGPVFLNVKCEIND
- a CDS encoding winged helix-turn-helix transcriptional regulator, which gives rise to MKKFGYGIMATILIAMYLLSSTFAFNNCIHHTIDGVNINIYNNTVYLDYVNNSPVFYVGEKKEYIVIPPYINADTEISLIKKLNFKITNDSKLVNLIISHKDINTTTNAIIFAPLPSSKKINTSTTIYWVKDPLRLNKTQVIDYYTYPKKGEIIATYANGEPAAIKVGNKIYAGFKPDKLSLANLIYIFIIKKVASSSLPMILLILTSLLSIISIFEVLKKKLANFLLNIASTSVFVVLRITTNNKDKVLLNKKRKEIYDYIIDNPGRHLRKLSEELNISLSTLSWHLRILEKAELIKSKKIGNKIIYYPVGMDKNDLLLLYLSNTQNEIYQYLLNNDAHLRKIAKDLDMNVETVRYNLRKMEELDIVNAKEDGNKIVYYVNPLE